In Ruminococcaceae bacterium BL-6, a genomic segment contains:
- a CDS encoding Polyphenol oxidase, with amino-acid sequence MKIGRMNLWKKDGVEYLTFPELERFPGLVHSFSTRVGGVSPGAYASMNLNFRRGDSDENVLENYRRFCRAAGFDFDGLVASAQDHHTFLRRVGEAEKGVGFTRPRDMESVDGLCTDVPGVALVTSYADCVPLYFFDPRRRAIALAHAGWRGTVARIGEKMVRKMQSEFGSDPASLIAAVGPSIGPCCYEVDAPVRDRVLALSDIRPAEVMTDLHNGKYMLNLWECNRRILAAAGVRNLSVGEVCTKCHPELFFSHRAMGQARGGMVAMMELKKG; translated from the coding sequence ATGAAAATCGGTCGGATGAACCTTTGGAAAAAGGACGGGGTGGAATACCTGACGTTTCCGGAGCTGGAGCGGTTCCCGGGCCTCGTCCATTCCTTTTCCACACGGGTCGGCGGCGTCAGCCCGGGGGCGTACGCTTCGATGAATCTGAATTTCCGCCGCGGCGACAGCGACGAAAATGTGCTGGAGAATTACCGGCGCTTCTGCCGGGCCGCCGGTTTCGATTTCGACGGGCTGGTCGCTTCGGCGCAGGACCACCACACGTTCCTCCGCCGCGTGGGCGAGGCGGAGAAGGGCGTCGGCTTCACAAGGCCCCGCGACATGGAAAGCGTCGACGGCCTTTGCACCGACGTCCCCGGCGTCGCCCTTGTCACAAGCTACGCCGACTGCGTCCCGCTTTACTTCTTCGACCCGCGGCGCCGGGCGATCGCTCTGGCGCACGCCGGGTGGCGCGGGACCGTCGCGCGCATCGGGGAAAAGATGGTGCGCAAAATGCAGAGTGAGTTCGGCAGCGATCCGGCATCCCTCATCGCGGCGGTCGGCCCTTCGATCGGCCCGTGCTGCTACGAGGTGGACGCCCCCGTGAGGGACCGGGTGCTGGCGCTTTCGGACATCCGCCCCGCAGAGGTGATGACCGACCTGCACAACGGGAAATATATGCTGAACCTCTGGGAGTGCAACCGCCGTATTCTGGCGGCCGCCGGCGTCAGGAATCTCTCCGTCGGGGAGGTCTGCACCAAATGCCACCCGGAGCTGTTCTTTTCCCACCGGGCGATGGGCCAGGCGCGCGGCGGCATGGTGGCGATGATGGAGCTGAAGAAGGGATAA
- the bipA gene encoding ribosome-associated GTPase (Evidence 2a : Function from experimental evidences in other organisms; PubMedId : 11683274, 12399512, 9642082, 25135187, 26283392; Product type e : enzyme), producing MDSRNDVRNIAIIAHVDHGKTTLVDQLLRQSGVFRANEEVEERVMDSNDLERERGITILSKNTAVRYKGTKINIIDTPGHADFGGEVERILMMVDGVLLLVDAFEGCMPQTRFVLKKALGLGKKPLVVINKIDRPGARPAEVVDEVIDLFIELGANEDQLDFPVVYASGRDGYATTDPAVPGKDMQPLFDAILKDIPAPKGDRNGPTQVLFSNVDYDDYVGRIGIGRVERGEIHDGENVVLCCKDGETKNAKIAKLYQFEGLKRVEVQEAKLGDIVAVSGIAELNIGETACSPDCVEPLPFVHIDEPTVSMMFMVNNSPFAGREGKYVTSRNLRDRLFKEVQTNVALRVEETDSADTFKVSGRGELHLSILIETMRRQNYEFQVSRPTVIYKQIKGKKCEPIELLMIEVPDSYVGAVMEKLGSRKAELVNMGTRESGVTHMEFKIPARGLMGYRAEFLTDTNGNGIMNHVFDSYEPYRGEIVQRPQGSLVAHETGVATGYGLFAAQERGRLFIGPGVEVYEGMIVGESPKSDDITVNICKKKHATNTRASGSDEALKLTPPTVLSLEQSLEFINDDELVEVTPKSIRMRKRILSKELRMKQASHKK from the coding sequence ATGGACTCAAGAAATGATGTAAGAAACATTGCGATCATTGCGCACGTAGACCACGGAAAAACGACCCTGGTCGACCAGCTTCTGCGGCAGAGCGGTGTTTTCCGGGCCAATGAGGAAGTGGAAGAACGCGTGATGGATTCCAACGATCTGGAGCGCGAGCGCGGGATCACAATTCTTTCTAAAAATACCGCCGTCAGGTACAAGGGCACAAAAATCAACATCATCGACACCCCCGGCCATGCCGATTTCGGCGGGGAGGTGGAGCGCATCCTGATGATGGTGGACGGCGTGCTGCTTCTGGTGGATGCGTTCGAAGGCTGCATGCCGCAGACCCGCTTCGTTCTGAAAAAAGCGCTCGGCCTCGGCAAAAAGCCCCTGGTGGTCATCAATAAAATCGACCGCCCGGGCGCCCGCCCCGCGGAAGTGGTGGATGAGGTGATCGACCTGTTCATCGAGCTGGGCGCAAACGAGGACCAGCTCGATTTCCCGGTCGTGTACGCTTCCGGCCGCGACGGCTATGCAACAACGGACCCCGCGGTGCCGGGTAAGGACATGCAGCCGCTGTTCGATGCGATCCTGAAAGACATCCCCGCGCCGAAGGGCGACAGGAACGGCCCCACCCAGGTGCTGTTCTCCAACGTGGATTACGACGACTATGTCGGGCGCATCGGCATCGGCCGCGTGGAGCGCGGGGAAATCCACGACGGCGAAAACGTGGTTCTCTGCTGCAAGGACGGCGAGACCAAAAACGCCAAGATCGCCAAGCTGTACCAGTTCGAGGGCCTGAAGCGCGTGGAGGTGCAGGAAGCGAAGCTCGGCGATATCGTCGCCGTTTCCGGGATCGCGGAGCTGAACATCGGCGAAACCGCCTGCTCGCCGGACTGCGTGGAGCCGCTCCCGTTCGTCCACATCGACGAGCCGACGGTTTCCATGATGTTCATGGTCAACAACAGCCCCTTCGCCGGGCGCGAGGGCAAATACGTCACCTCGCGCAACCTGCGCGACCGCCTGTTCAAAGAGGTGCAGACCAATGTCGCGCTGCGCGTAGAGGAAACGGATTCCGCCGACACCTTCAAGGTTTCCGGGCGCGGCGAGCTGCATCTTTCGATCCTGATCGAAACGATGCGCCGCCAGAACTACGAATTCCAGGTCTCCCGCCCCACCGTCATCTATAAGCAGATCAAGGGGAAAAAGTGCGAGCCGATCGAGCTTCTGATGATCGAGGTGCCCGACAGCTACGTCGGCGCCGTCATGGAAAAGCTCGGCTCGCGCAAGGCGGAGCTTGTCAATATGGGCACCAGGGAAAGCGGCGTGACCCACATGGAATTCAAGATCCCGGCCCGCGGCCTGATGGGCTACCGCGCGGAATTTTTGACCGATACCAACGGAAACGGCATCATGAACCACGTTTTCGATTCCTACGAGCCATACCGCGGCGAGATCGTTCAGCGGCCCCAGGGCTCTCTGGTCGCGCATGAGACGGGCGTGGCGACGGGGTACGGCCTGTTCGCCGCGCAGGAGCGCGGCCGGCTGTTCATCGGCCCCGGCGTCGAGGTGTACGAGGGCATGATCGTCGGCGAGAGCCCGAAATCCGACGACATCACGGTGAACATCTGTAAGAAAAAGCACGCCACCAACACCCGGGCGAGCGGCTCGGATGAAGCGCTGAAGCTGACTCCCCCCACGGTGCTCAGCCTGGAGCAGTCGCTGGAATTCATCAACGACGACGAGCTGGTGGAGGTCACGCCGAAGTCGATTCGGATGCGCAAGAGGATCCTCAGCAAGGAACTGCGCATGAAACAGGCGAGCCACAAAAAATAA
- a CDS encoding putative membrane hydrolase (Evidence 3 : Putative function from multiple computational evidences) produces MENFLNTAHTQTEKERNKEQKKRRRETRRGELDLPSYTAGEEAANAISHGAGAILSIFALFLLLKSAPDDFVSRFSVLVYGISLFALYTVSTLYHALGVCGAKKVFRILDHCTIYLLIAGTYTPITLLCLTGRTGLILFAVVWTAAIVGIVLNAVDMKRFRKVSMACYLAMGWSVVFAFGPLMKAMKPQDVFLLLLGGVLYTVGAVIYGKGRSVRYMHSLWHLFVLGGSISHFFLVYHLALA; encoded by the coding sequence ATGGAAAACTTTTTGAATACAGCCCACACGCAGACGGAAAAGGAAAGAAACAAGGAGCAGAAAAAGCGCCGGCGCGAAACAAGGCGCGGGGAGCTCGACCTTCCGAGCTACACGGCAGGGGAAGAGGCGGCCAACGCGATTTCCCACGGCGCGGGCGCGATTCTCTCGATCTTTGCCCTTTTTCTTCTGTTGAAAAGCGCGCCCGATGACTTTGTCAGCCGGTTCAGCGTGCTGGTTTACGGCATCTCCCTGTTCGCGCTTTACACGGTTTCCACGCTGTACCATGCGCTGGGCGTGTGCGGGGCGAAAAAAGTCTTCCGCATCCTGGACCACTGCACCATTTACCTTTTGATCGCCGGCACCTACACGCCGATCACGCTGCTGTGCCTGACCGGACGCACGGGGCTGATCCTGTTCGCGGTGGTGTGGACGGCGGCGATCGTGGGAATCGTGCTCAACGCCGTCGATATGAAGCGGTTCCGGAAGGTTTCGATGGCGTGCTACCTCGCGATGGGCTGGTCGGTCGTTTTCGCGTTCGGCCCGCTGATGAAGGCCATGAAGCCGCAGGACGTGTTCCTGCTGCTTTTGGGCGGGGTGCTTTACACGGTGGGCGCGGTCATCTACGGGAAAGGCCGCTCTGTCCGCTACATGCACTCCCTGTGGCATCTGTTTGTCCTCGGGGGAAGCATTTCGCATTTCTTCCTCGTCTATCACCTTGCGCTGGCATAG
- a CDS encoding Polysaccharide deacetylase codes for MFCSLSFYRKRKLVAAAAIFLLFLLGVTGVSAAARSAVAAKGISLPIVMYHGMLEEKNRQGVYVVSPELFESDLSYLKEHGYTAVVVQDLIDYVDSGKPLPEKPVMLTFDDGYYNNYLYAYPLAKKYGMKIVISPIGIYTDRDSLTEEDHALYSHITWDQIREMMDSGYVEFQNHSYNLHGTAQSGRLGAQKRKSESVETYRALLEGDLSRMQREMTEQTGYTPTAFVYPYGIVSRESVPVVKSMGFQATMNCENRRNRITDDPDCLFGMGRFLRTAGVSSEKFFSRCLGTGG; via the coding sequence ATGTTTTGTTCGCTGTCTTTTTACAGGAAACGGAAGCTGGTCGCTGCGGCGGCCATTTTTCTTCTGTTCCTTTTGGGAGTCACCGGGGTCTCCGCAGCCGCCCGGTCGGCCGTCGCGGCAAAGGGGATTTCGCTGCCGATCGTCATGTATCACGGGATGCTGGAGGAAAAGAACCGCCAGGGCGTGTACGTCGTTTCCCCGGAGCTGTTCGAAAGCGACCTGAGCTATCTGAAGGAGCACGGCTATACCGCCGTGGTCGTCCAGGATCTGATCGACTATGTGGATTCCGGGAAGCCGCTGCCGGAAAAGCCGGTGATGCTGACGTTCGACGACGGGTATTACAACAATTATCTGTACGCGTATCCGCTCGCAAAAAAATACGGGATGAAAATCGTGATTTCCCCCATCGGCATCTATACCGACCGCGACAGCCTCACCGAGGAGGATCACGCGCTGTACTCCCACATCACCTGGGATCAGATCCGCGAGATGATGGATTCCGGCTATGTGGAGTTTCAGAACCACAGCTATAACCTGCACGGAACGGCGCAGAGCGGCAGGCTGGGCGCGCAGAAACGCAAAAGTGAGAGCGTCGAGACTTACCGCGCCCTGCTGGAAGGCGACCTTTCGCGGATGCAGCGGGAAATGACGGAGCAGACGGGCTATACGCCGACCGCCTTTGTCTACCCCTACGGGATCGTGAGCCGCGAATCCGTTCCGGTCGTAAAAAGCATGGGCTTTCAGGCGACGATGAACTGTGAAAACAGGCGGAACCGGATCACCGACGACCCGGACTGCCTGTTCGGCATGGGGCGGTTCCTGAGAACCGCCGGAGTTTCCAGCGAAAAATTTTTTTCGCGCTGTCTCGGAACCGGCGGCTGA
- a CDS encoding Peptidoglycan hydrolase has product MPNIYLSPSLQPYNEYVNGGSEQYHMNILADHMEPYLRANGIRFTRNTVGMSLGQAINESNSGYYDLHLALHSNAAPAELAGQLRGADVYYYPYSTRGTRAAEIIANNYREIFPVPGRVNTRPTTTLAEITKTNAPAVLIETGYHDNPEDAEWLVNNMPEIAANLVESLTEIFGIPFIDNPQPARSGIVATQGGNLNIRSKPDLKAAVIARAPNNSPITVLGEWQGWYVVNFQGTIGYASSEYIRIP; this is encoded by the coding sequence ATGCCCAATATTTATCTGAGCCCGTCGCTGCAGCCCTATAACGAGTATGTCAACGGCGGGAGCGAGCAGTACCATATGAATATTCTGGCCGATCACATGGAGCCGTATCTGCGCGCCAACGGGATCCGTTTTACGCGCAACACAGTCGGGATGTCGCTGGGACAGGCGATCAACGAATCGAATTCGGGGTATTACGACCTGCATCTCGCCCTACATTCCAATGCGGCGCCGGCGGAGCTGGCCGGTCAGCTCCGCGGCGCGGACGTCTACTATTACCCGTACAGCACCAGGGGCACGCGCGCGGCGGAGATCATCGCGAACAATTACCGGGAAATCTTCCCGGTTCCGGGCCGGGTGAACACCAGGCCCACCACGACCCTTGCCGAGATCACAAAAACGAACGCGCCGGCCGTGCTGATCGAAACGGGCTATCACGACAATCCCGAGGACGCCGAGTGGCTGGTGAACAATATGCCGGAAATCGCGGCGAATCTGGTGGAATCGCTGACCGAAATCTTCGGGATCCCGTTTATCGACAATCCCCAGCCGGCACGAAGCGGCATCGTCGCCACACAGGGTGGAAACCTCAACATCCGCAGCAAGCCGGATCTCAAGGCGGCGGTCATCGCGCGGGCGCCGAACAATTCCCCGATCACCGTTCTGGGCGAATGGCAGGGCTGGTACGTCGTCAATTTTCAGGGGACGATCGGCTATGCCAGCAGCGAGTACATCCGCATCCCCTGA
- a CDS encoding Exonuclease: MNFVILDLEWNGTYSRRLKGFINEIIEFGAVKVDENLKALDTFNAFIRPQVGKKLSGKIRTLTRISNEDLEDGIQFMQAVSRFKKWMGDAVLMTWGTSDLLALVENCRYFCGNERIPFLKKYVDLQSYCEHRMNYTDSRQMGLSTSAQLLGIAEDDSDHHRALNDSMLSLECFRKLYDRESLEPFMQDADSADFYPKLTFKTVIICDLSNPLIRRSDLVFRCGLCGRRASRKGEWVLKNKSYRAEFQCRSCGHRFVGRVQFKLKYDGLVVKKTVLPVPPDEPEHTEAERAGNPADKEEG; encoded by the coding sequence ATGAATTTTGTAATATTGGATCTGGAATGGAACGGCACCTACAGCCGGCGCCTGAAGGGCTTTATCAACGAGATCATAGAGTTCGGAGCGGTGAAGGTGGATGAGAACCTCAAAGCGCTCGACACCTTCAACGCTTTCATCCGCCCCCAGGTGGGGAAAAAGCTCAGCGGGAAGATCCGCACCCTCACCAGGATCAGCAACGAGGATCTGGAGGATGGGATCCAGTTCATGCAGGCCGTCAGCCGCTTCAAGAAATGGATGGGCGACGCCGTACTGATGACCTGGGGGACCTCCGACCTGCTGGCACTTGTGGAAAACTGCCGGTATTTCTGCGGAAACGAGCGGATTCCATTCCTGAAAAAATACGTCGATCTGCAAAGCTACTGCGAACACCGGATGAATTATACTGATTCCCGGCAAATGGGGCTTTCCACTTCCGCGCAGCTTCTCGGCATCGCGGAGGACGATTCGGACCATCACCGCGCGCTGAACGACAGCATGCTCTCCCTGGAGTGCTTCCGGAAGCTGTACGACAGGGAATCGCTCGAGCCGTTCATGCAGGATGCCGACAGCGCGGACTTTTACCCGAAGCTCACCTTTAAGACGGTGATCATCTGCGACCTGTCCAACCCGCTGATCCGCCGGTCCGACCTTGTGTTCCGCTGCGGGCTCTGCGGCCGCCGGGCAAGCCGCAAAGGGGAATGGGTGCTGAAGAACAAGAGCTACCGCGCCGAATTCCAATGCAGATCCTGCGGGCACCGTTTCGTCGGGAGGGTGCAGTTCAAGCTGAAGTACGACGGCCTTGTGGTCAAAAAGACGGTTCTGCCGGTTCCGCCGGATGAGCCGGAGCATACCGAAGCGGAGCGGGCGGGGAACCCGGCCGATAAAGAGGAAGGCTGA
- a CDS encoding conserved exported protein of unknown function (Evidence 4 : Unknown function but conserved in other organisms) yields MKKAGGIFLIAVLFFLMAACAGDPGGSLPASPLPGNLIMLDAGEWPENEYTADMPHPESGTVERGWIDPEKKYCYIEFSDMTQSKSEQYVEALKKAGFREAGKVSEKIGNGDLSVGILLTREDTGVSLSYLNDLCAMYIKKK; encoded by the coding sequence ATGAAAAAAGCAGGCGGAATCTTCCTGATCGCCGTGCTGTTCTTCCTTATGGCGGCCTGTGCAGGCGATCCCGGCGGGAGCCTGCCGGCAAGCCCGCTGCCCGGAAACCTCATCATGCTGGACGCCGGAGAATGGCCGGAGAACGAATACACCGCCGATATGCCGCATCCGGAATCGGGAACGGTGGAGCGCGGCTGGATCGACCCGGAGAAAAAATACTGCTACATCGAGTTTTCCGATATGACCCAATCGAAATCGGAACAATATGTCGAAGCCCTGAAAAAGGCCGGCTTCCGAGAGGCGGGCAAAGTTTCGGAGAAGATCGGCAACGGCGATCTTTCCGTCGGAATTTTACTGACACGCGAGGATACGGGCGTCAGCCTCTCCTACCTCAACGATCTGTGCGCCATGTACATCAAAAAGAAATAA
- the exp gene encoding putative cation-transporting ATPase exp7 (Evidence 3 : Putative function from multiple computational evidences) codes for MMADETAQTYFERFQPDYTAGLSPEQVELRHRQGLFNAESDLKTKTDKQIILQNIVTPFNILNAVLALLIILVGSYKNLLFMGVIVCNTCIGAFQEIRAKRTIDRLALIAAPKAKVVRGGVVSSIGVHELVLDDIFLLEAGSQICTDCIVAEGECEVNESLLTGESDPVPKKPGDLLLSGSFVASGSCRAKVEHIGADNYAEKISNGAKYMKKPNSEIMNWINRIIRLIGVLIIPIGLMLFYKQIHAPGETFSRSVVTTVAALIGMIPEGLVLLTSVVLAVSVIRLSRHKTLVQELYCIETLARVDMLCLDKTGTITEGTLQFERMVPFGKITPEQVRTALGALTCSLRDNNPTMDALREKFHTSPGWACTESVPFSSANKWSGATFDKIGTFVLGAAEIVMGPRFSEIREAAEQYSRTGQRVLLLAFSPNGFSGKKLPEHPVPLALLLLSDKIRPEAPETLRYFAEQGVCLKVISGDSPITVANIAKKAGLPGAEKQIDATKLKTPEALKQAAEEYTVFGRVTPQQKLELVQALKKNGHTVAMTGDGVNDVLALKESDCSIAMASGSEAARTVSQLVLLDSDFSSLPLVVHEGRRSINNLQRSASLFLVKAFFSAIIAVYFIFSTHSYPFQPIQFTLINTFTIGIPSFILALEPNKERMKGKFIVNIVKKSLPGMLTMVLNIVLLMPICSFMRFSPEQISTIAVILTGFTGLINLLRVCLPFNLLRAALFYSMAGGFVASMICFSEFFSLIPLTLPMLMVILPMLAFAVCMMGVVLHMVERVLMRKIGD; via the coding sequence TTGATGGCTGACGAGACAGCACAAACTTATTTTGAACGTTTTCAACCGGACTATACGGCCGGCCTGTCGCCGGAGCAGGTCGAGCTTCGGCACCGGCAGGGGCTTTTCAACGCGGAATCGGATCTGAAGACAAAAACGGACAAGCAGATCATTCTGCAGAACATCGTGACGCCCTTCAACATATTAAATGCGGTTCTGGCGCTTTTGATCATTCTGGTGGGCTCCTATAAAAACCTGCTTTTCATGGGGGTGATCGTGTGCAACACCTGCATCGGCGCCTTTCAGGAAATCCGTGCCAAGCGGACCATCGACCGGCTGGCGCTGATCGCCGCGCCCAAGGCGAAAGTCGTGCGCGGCGGGGTCGTTTCCAGCATCGGCGTGCACGAGCTGGTTCTGGACGACATCTTCCTGCTGGAAGCCGGCAGCCAGATCTGCACCGACTGCATCGTTGCGGAAGGCGAATGCGAAGTGAACGAATCCCTTCTGACGGGGGAATCCGACCCGGTGCCGAAAAAGCCGGGAGACCTTCTTCTTTCGGGCAGCTTCGTCGCAAGCGGAAGCTGCCGCGCAAAGGTGGAACATATCGGCGCCGACAATTATGCGGAAAAGATTTCCAACGGCGCGAAATATATGAAAAAACCCAATTCCGAAATCATGAACTGGATCAACCGGATCATCCGGCTGATCGGGGTTCTGATCATCCCCATCGGACTGATGCTTTTCTACAAGCAGATTCATGCCCCGGGGGAGACGTTCAGCCGGTCCGTTGTCACAACGGTGGCCGCGCTGATCGGCATGATCCCGGAAGGGCTGGTCCTTCTGACCAGCGTGGTGCTGGCCGTCAGCGTCATCCGGCTTTCCCGGCACAAGACGCTGGTGCAGGAGCTTTACTGCATCGAAACCCTCGCCCGCGTGGACATGCTCTGTCTGGACAAAACCGGGACCATCACCGAAGGTACCCTGCAGTTCGAGCGGATGGTCCCGTTCGGGAAGATCACCCCGGAGCAGGTGCGGACGGCGCTGGGCGCCCTGACCTGCTCGCTGCGGGACAACAACCCCACCATGGACGCGCTGCGGGAAAAATTCCACACCTCGCCCGGCTGGGCCTGTACCGAAAGCGTCCCCTTCTCCTCCGCGAACAAATGGAGCGGCGCCACGTTCGACAAAATCGGCACCTTCGTCCTGGGGGCCGCCGAAATCGTGATGGGCCCCCGTTTTTCCGAGATCCGCGAAGCGGCGGAGCAATACTCCCGCACCGGGCAGCGCGTGCTTTTGCTGGCGTTTTCCCCGAATGGATTTTCCGGGAAAAAGCTGCCGGAGCATCCGGTTCCGCTGGCCCTTCTGCTGCTCAGCGACAAGATCCGGCCCGAGGCTCCGGAAACCTTGCGGTATTTTGCCGAGCAGGGCGTATGCCTGAAGGTGATTTCGGGGGACAGCCCCATCACGGTGGCGAACATCGCCAAAAAAGCGGGGCTGCCCGGCGCGGAAAAGCAGATCGACGCGACAAAGCTGAAAACGCCGGAAGCGTTAAAGCAGGCGGCGGAAGAATATACGGTGTTCGGACGCGTCACCCCCCAGCAGAAGCTGGAACTGGTACAGGCGCTGAAAAAAAACGGACATACCGTCGCGATGACGGGGGACGGAGTCAACGACGTGCTGGCATTGAAGGAATCCGACTGCAGCATCGCGATGGCATCCGGCAGCGAGGCGGCGAGGACGGTTTCCCAGCTTGTTCTGCTGGATTCCGATTTTTCCTCCCTTCCCCTGGTGGTGCACGAAGGGCGGCGCTCCATCAACAATCTTCAGCGCTCCGCTTCCCTGTTTCTGGTCAAGGCCTTTTTTTCCGCGATCATCGCGGTATATTTCATTTTTTCCACCCACAGCTATCCGTTTCAGCCGATCCAGTTCACCCTGATCAACACGTTCACGATCGGGATTCCTTCTTTTATTTTAGCGCTTGAGCCGAATAAAGAAAGAATGAAAGGTAAATTTATTGTGAACATTGTGAAAAAATCTTTGCCGGGAATGCTGACGATGGTGCTGAATATTGTCCTTTTGATGCCGATCTGTTCGTTTATGCGCTTTTCCCCCGAGCAGATCTCGACCATCGCGGTCATTCTGACCGGCTTTACGGGGCTGATCAACCTGCTGCGCGTCTGCCTGCCGTTTAACCTGCTGCGGGCGGCCCTGTTTTACTCGATGGCGGGCGGGTTTGTCGCCTCGATGATCTGTTTCTCCGAATTCTTCTCGCTGATCCCGCTCACGCTGCCCATGCTGATGGTGATTCTGCCGATGCTGGCCTTCGCCGTGTGCATGATGGGCGTGGTGCTTCACATGGTGGAACGGGTTTTAATGAGAAAAATCGGAGACTGA
- a CDS encoding Radical SAM protein, whose product MVIGECRLCPRNCGVRREAETGGGFCGMGADPVVARAALHFWEEPCISGKNGSGTVFFTGCPLRCAFCQNDEISRRRAVGQRITVSALADLFQRLIVQGAHNINLVTPTHFVPAVAQALRLRPLGVPVVYNSGGYETVETLRMLEGLVDIYLPDFKYADGETALRYSGARDYPSYAKAAILEMARQTGPARFDENGMMLRGTMVRHLVLPSNTRNSIAVLNWLAEDLPAGVPVSLMAQYVPCGRAGEFPEIDRRITAREWDKVQDVLFRLGLDGFVQERSSAKKAFIPPFDLEGVGKPAES is encoded by the coding sequence ATGGTGATCGGGGAATGCAGGCTATGCCCGCGCAATTGCGGCGTCCGCCGCGAAGCGGAAACGGGCGGCGGCTTCTGCGGCATGGGGGCCGACCCGGTCGTGGCGCGCGCGGCGCTCCATTTCTGGGAAGAACCGTGCATCAGCGGGAAAAACGGCTCGGGCACGGTGTTTTTCACGGGCTGCCCGCTCCGGTGTGCCTTCTGCCAGAACGACGAGATCAGCCGCCGCAGGGCGGTCGGGCAGAGGATCACCGTTTCCGCCCTGGCGGATCTTTTCCAGCGCCTGATCGTGCAGGGCGCGCACAACATCAACCTGGTGACGCCGACGCATTTCGTGCCCGCCGTCGCGCAGGCGCTGCGCCTGCGCCCCCTCGGGGTGCCGGTCGTGTACAACAGCGGCGGCTACGAGACGGTGGAGACCCTTCGGATGCTGGAGGGCCTCGTGGATATCTACCTGCCCGACTTCAAATATGCGGACGGGGAAACCGCCCTGCGGTATTCCGGGGCGCGCGATTATCCCAGCTACGCGAAGGCGGCGATCCTGGAGATGGCACGGCAGACCGGGCCGGCCCGGTTCGATGAAAACGGGATGATGCTGCGGGGGACGATGGTGCGCCACCTGGTTCTGCCCTCGAACACGCGCAATTCCATCGCGGTTCTGAACTGGCTCGCCGAAGACCTGCCCGCCGGCGTCCCCGTCAGCCTGATGGCGCAGTATGTCCCGTGCGGCCGCGCCGGGGAATTCCCGGAAATCGACCGCCGGATTACCGCCCGCGAATGGGACAAGGTTCAGGATGTGCTGTTCCGCCTTGGGCTGGATGGGTTCGTGCAGGAACGTTCCTCCGCGAAAAAAGCGTTTATTCCCCCGTTCGATCTGGAGGGCGTCGGAAAACCGGCTGAATCATAG
- a CDS encoding conserved protein of unknown function (Evidence 4 : Unknown function but conserved in other organisms) produces MREQYVRQVQKELSVPRKLKKEILRDLNEAFDSAAEHGETEEQVIRRLGTPKDFAENIEENSGFRRQHRKGFAGICCFCGIALVCFFAAWITRAPALPENVIGQADAATTILVKSALPFDPSSIFLAIGLIAAVAAVVRIIGFARRKK; encoded by the coding sequence ATGAGAGAACAATACGTCAGACAGGTTCAGAAGGAACTGTCTGTCCCCCGTAAATTGAAAAAGGAAATCCTGCGGGATCTGAACGAAGCGTTCGATTCCGCGGCGGAGCATGGGGAAACCGAGGAACAGGTGATCCGCAGGCTCGGAACGCCGAAAGACTTCGCGGAAAATATCGAAGAAAATTCCGGCTTCCGCCGTCAGCATCGAAAGGGATTTGCGGGCATCTGCTGCTTCTGCGGCATCGCGCTTGTCTGCTTTTTCGCCGCATGGATCACCCGAGCCCCGGCGCTCCCCGAAAACGTGATCGGCCAGGCCGACGCCGCGACAACCATCCTGGTAAAAAGCGCCCTCCCCTTCGATCCCTCATCCATTTTTCTGGCGATCGGCCTTATCGCCGCAGTCGCCGCGGTTGTCCGGATCATCGGCTTCGCCCGCAGAAAAAAGTGA
- a CDS encoding PadR family transcriptional regulator: MDSKYIQQFKKGTFEMILLCLIAEKETYGYEIITELNRTGGEIFGYAKEGTIYPMLYRLQAAGLIQCRLVPSQANGGSKKYYSLTGKGKETLRELISFWHSYTVCVDRFLDIVKNLEA; the protein is encoded by the coding sequence GTGGACAGCAAGTATATTCAGCAATTCAAAAAAGGAACCTTCGAAATGATCCTCTTATGCCTGATTGCAGAAAAAGAGACATACGGATATGAAATTATTACGGAATTGAACCGGACGGGCGGGGAAATATTCGGATACGCCAAAGAGGGCACGATTTACCCGATGCTGTACCGGCTGCAGGCCGCCGGTCTCATTCAATGCCGGCTTGTCCCGTCGCAGGCAAACGGAGGATCCAAAAAATACTATTCCCTGACCGGAAAAGGAAAGGAGACGCTGCGGGAGCTGATTTCGTTCTGGCACAGCTACACCGTATGCGTCGACCGCTTTCTCGATATCGTGAAAAATCTGGAGGCTTGA